From a single Planctellipticum variicoloris genomic region:
- a CDS encoding PilZ domain-containing protein — protein sequence MHDLRSVLESLEKNDYTNQRTFERIELSVPAEIRTQRGNTISAMTREISRHGIGLFHKGAVSLGEVTVKLASETREYTYQVAIEWCSPCDNGMFFSGGRFMGRPEAGA from the coding sequence ATGCACGATCTGCGGTCGGTGCTGGAAAGTCTGGAAAAAAACGACTACACCAATCAACGGACGTTCGAACGGATTGAACTGTCCGTTCCGGCCGAAATCCGGACCCAGCGCGGCAACACCATCTCCGCCATGACCCGCGAAATCAGCCGGCACGGCATCGGCCTGTTTCACAAAGGCGCCGTCTCCCTCGGAGAAGTCACCGTCAAACTCGCCAGCGAAACCCGCGAGTACACCTACCAGGTCGCCATCGAATGGTGCTCCCCCTGCGATAACGGCATGTTCTTCAGTGGCGGCCGGTTCATGGGTCGGCCGGAAGCCGGAGCCTGA
- a CDS encoding LPXTG cell wall anchor domain-containing protein: MADRTGFRRSTMGLLIAAGISGLFCGCAHASRQSLNSFWNSVTPRQWSAKPAEVPPEPRVSANIPDAEPLSSQEVPNQLPATAPIEEPSRNWNLFVTRPRPTPAAPPDPGADPDPTAEPDSTAVAAGDVKPESTLAMLNPPSLQRLRNALTLGFEGKPDPAAEARPGQDQVRLRVDSLLSRSRSLAEEGELHQASHLAQLARQMAEESQLEFAPDAQRPVDVIAFLAQQQTTAPSAEPEIVKTSHTGQATVPEGLAPDATASKTPDASPPPALIAANAVMRANQGTFTSDAQPQREPAQVATGSSAPAEPLPAEPGVELIARVEPVRQVPRDLAGVAAVRERFRAQETDSARSSGTHTERPAAIAAPGPTGKIGKPISMSWTWPSLMETGTRPDASTGPVTAILIGVLGLLALAAGGWIFASRRRRSA; encoded by the coding sequence GTGGCAGACCGAACCGGATTCCGGCGGTCGACGATGGGTCTGTTGATCGCAGCCGGCATCTCCGGCTTGTTCTGCGGGTGCGCACACGCCTCCCGACAGTCCCTCAACTCCTTCTGGAACTCGGTCACCCCCCGTCAGTGGTCGGCCAAGCCCGCCGAAGTCCCCCCCGAACCGCGCGTTTCCGCCAACATCCCCGACGCGGAACCTCTTTCCAGTCAAGAAGTTCCGAATCAACTCCCCGCAACCGCTCCAATCGAAGAACCCTCGCGAAACTGGAACCTCTTTGTCACCCGCCCGCGCCCGACCCCGGCGGCCCCGCCAGACCCAGGCGCCGACCCAGACCCCACGGCGGAACCCGATTCGACCGCCGTCGCCGCCGGCGACGTGAAACCCGAATCCACCCTCGCAATGCTCAACCCCCCCAGTCTCCAGCGGCTCCGCAACGCTCTCACGCTCGGCTTTGAGGGGAAGCCGGATCCAGCGGCAGAGGCACGCCCGGGGCAGGACCAGGTCCGGCTGCGCGTCGACAGCCTCCTCTCCCGCAGCCGGTCGCTCGCAGAGGAGGGCGAGCTCCACCAGGCCAGTCACCTGGCCCAGCTCGCCCGACAGATGGCCGAAGAATCGCAATTGGAATTCGCCCCCGACGCCCAGCGGCCCGTCGATGTCATCGCCTTCCTGGCTCAGCAGCAGACCACAGCCCCCTCCGCAGAACCCGAAATCGTCAAAACCTCCCACACCGGCCAGGCGACAGTTCCTGAAGGTCTGGCTCCCGACGCAACAGCCTCCAAAACCCCCGACGCTTCGCCCCCCCCCGCGCTCATCGCCGCCAACGCCGTCATGCGGGCCAATCAGGGCACCTTCACCTCGGACGCCCAGCCGCAACGGGAACCTGCACAAGTTGCTACCGGTTCCTCCGCGCCGGCGGAACCGCTGCCGGCCGAGCCCGGAGTCGAGCTCATCGCCCGCGTCGAACCGGTCCGGCAGGTCCCTCGCGACCTCGCCGGCGTCGCCGCCGTTCGAGAACGATTTCGAGCCCAGGAAACCGACAGCGCTCGCAGCTCCGGGACGCATACCGAACGCCCCGCGGCGATCGCTGCCCCAGGTCCGACCGGAAAAATCGGCAAACCGATTTCGATGTCCTGGACCTGGCCGTCCCTGATGGAAACCGGAACACGCCCCGACGCTTCAACCGGTCCAGTCACCGCGATTCTCATCGGTGTGCTCGGCCTTCTGGCGCTCGCAGCCGGCGGGTGGATCTTCGCCAGCCGCCGCCGTCGATCGGCATAG
- a CDS encoding DUF1501 domain-containing protein has protein sequence MLHRRDAMLRLGSAAGGAFSLTQLMAMEQSMVAPARKSARSCIFLFMWGGQPQQDMWDIKPEASAGVRSPFQPIATSAPGITLSDQMPQIARHADKLAIVRSLTHTATDHGVSVYHAMTGRAMVPPRTFPANARQRTDFPSIGSMFSYLGDQSPLPASFSIPRPVAHDGVYYAGTHSGFLGSPHDPVELGQVYNHVQVGPRSDAPTIPLALPDDVSMARLQARRGLRDLLDSADRAMQKSGETRAFDSVYETAYRLLHSAAVKNALNLELEPAAVRDRYGRNEYGESFLTARRLVEAGIRLVTVNWMFITPAAKVYNVWDAHGGLNDLEHGQTGYGMLKADYCLPAFDQAFSALLEDLAQRGLLDETLVACAGEFGRTPKINGNNGRDHWPFCYSAVLAGGGIRGGTVYGASDSQAAYVKDNAATPGDYLATICQACGLDPSREIHDLEGRPYTICDGEPISALL, from the coding sequence ATGCTCCACCGTCGTGACGCCATGCTTCGATTGGGGTCGGCCGCAGGCGGTGCGTTCTCGCTGACGCAATTGATGGCGATGGAGCAGTCGATGGTTGCTCCGGCCAGAAAATCGGCCCGGTCCTGCATCTTCCTGTTCATGTGGGGCGGTCAGCCGCAGCAGGACATGTGGGACATCAAGCCCGAGGCGTCCGCAGGCGTCCGCAGTCCGTTTCAGCCCATTGCGACATCCGCTCCGGGGATCACGCTCAGCGATCAGATGCCGCAGATCGCCAGACACGCCGACAAGCTCGCGATCGTCCGTTCGCTGACACACACCGCGACCGATCACGGCGTCTCGGTCTATCACGCGATGACCGGTCGGGCGATGGTTCCCCCGCGGACGTTTCCTGCAAACGCCCGGCAGCGCACCGACTTTCCGTCGATCGGCTCGATGTTTTCGTATCTGGGTGACCAATCGCCGCTGCCTGCCAGCTTCTCGATTCCGCGGCCCGTCGCGCACGACGGAGTGTACTACGCCGGGACTCATTCCGGTTTCCTGGGTTCGCCTCACGATCCCGTCGAACTGGGGCAGGTCTACAATCATGTGCAGGTCGGACCGCGTTCCGATGCTCCGACCATTCCGTTAGCGTTGCCCGACGATGTTTCCATGGCCCGGCTGCAGGCGCGGCGCGGGCTGCGTGACCTGCTGGATTCGGCGGATCGCGCCATGCAGAAGTCGGGGGAAACCCGGGCCTTCGACAGCGTCTACGAAACCGCCTACCGGCTGCTGCACTCGGCGGCCGTCAAGAACGCCTTGAACCTTGAGCTGGAGCCTGCCGCAGTTCGCGACCGCTACGGCCGCAACGAATATGGCGAGAGTTTTCTCACCGCGCGGCGGCTCGTCGAAGCCGGCATCCGACTGGTGACCGTCAACTGGATGTTTATCACGCCCGCCGCCAAGGTTTACAACGTGTGGGATGCGCATGGCGGACTCAACGATCTGGAGCACGGCCAAACCGGTTACGGCATGCTGAAAGCGGACTATTGCCTGCCGGCGTTCGACCAGGCGTTCTCGGCGTTGCTGGAAGACCTCGCTCAACGCGGCCTCCTGGACGAGACGCTCGTCGCCTGCGCCGGGGAATTCGGCCGCACCCCGAAGATCAACGGCAACAACGGACGCGACCACTGGCCGTTCTGCTACTCGGCGGTCCTCGCCGGCGGCGGCATTCGCGGCGGAACGGTGTACGGCGCGAGCGACAGTCAGGCGGCGTACGTCAAGGACAACGCGGCGACCCCCGGAGATTACCTGGCCACGATCTGCCAGGCCTGCGGCCTCGATCCGTCCCGCGAGATCCACGACCTCGAAGGCCGCCCCTACACGATCTGCGACGGCGAGCCGATCTCGGCGTTGCTCTGA
- a CDS encoding phosphotriesterase family protein, translating to MSDDGNAREVITVLGAMRPEELGVTYTHEHLFLDAMDHYASYGYQLVIDDEDVMAREIEEFTSRGGQTICDVTLDEIGRDPERLVRFARRTGINILMGCGWYRDFGYPPIVEEKTSRELADVLVKEIEIGVGETGIRAGFIGEIGTGRHHVKPAEERVFRAAALAQARTDVAITTHTTRWGTLAMEQIAMLEEFGADLSRVIIGHLGDRVGVHHLLPIAAKGVYLEIDNIGYLDYQPEYVRADNAAALVKEGFVDRVLLSEDICMLNHLKYTGGKGYGYLLEVFVPMLRERGVTDEQIHQIMVVNPARAFSRSCRNAV from the coding sequence ATGAGCGACGACGGCAATGCTCGGGAAGTCATCACCGTTCTCGGCGCGATGCGACCCGAGGAGCTGGGCGTGACGTACACGCACGAGCATCTGTTTCTCGATGCGATGGATCATTACGCCAGTTACGGATACCAGCTCGTCATTGACGATGAAGACGTGATGGCCCGGGAAATCGAAGAGTTTACCAGCCGGGGCGGGCAGACCATCTGCGACGTCACCCTGGACGAGATCGGTCGCGATCCGGAACGGCTTGTGCGCTTTGCTCGACGCACGGGAATCAACATCCTCATGGGCTGCGGCTGGTATCGCGATTTCGGCTATCCGCCGATCGTCGAGGAGAAGACCAGCCGCGAACTGGCCGACGTGCTCGTGAAGGAGATCGAGATTGGCGTGGGAGAGACCGGCATCCGGGCGGGGTTCATCGGCGAGATCGGCACGGGACGGCATCACGTCAAGCCGGCCGAGGAGCGCGTCTTCCGCGCGGCGGCGCTCGCGCAGGCGCGGACGGATGTTGCAATTACGACGCACACGACCCGCTGGGGGACGCTGGCCATGGAGCAGATCGCCATGCTGGAGGAGTTCGGGGCGGATCTGTCGCGCGTGATTATCGGTCACCTCGGCGACCGGGTCGGCGTGCATCATCTCCTGCCAATCGCCGCGAAGGGCGTTTACCTGGAGATCGACAACATCGGCTATCTGGATTATCAACCGGAGTACGTCCGCGCCGATAACGCCGCCGCGCTGGTCAAGGAAGGCTTCGTCGACCGGGTTCTGCTTTCGGAAGACATCTGCATGTTGAATCACCTCAAGTACACGGGCGGAAAAGGCTACGGGTATCTGCTGGAGGTGTTCGTGCCGATGCTGCGCGAGCGAGGGGTCACGGACGAGCAGATTCATCAGATCATGGTCGTCAACCCGGCCCGGGCCTTTTCGCGGAGCTGTCGCAATGCCGTCTGA
- a CDS encoding aminotransferase class V-fold PLP-dependent enzyme gives MPSEFIERSGLRPIINCVGYATRVSGSCPHPDVVAAMSAASSQYFEIDDLLTAASRLIQHSTGAEAGIVTCGAGAALSLAAAACLAGNRPEIMDQLPDVSGCARSEIIFPRPGPFDYDHSLRLAGAKLVLIDYRAVDALRQIERAITPKTAAIGYVWLQVEERPDIAELAALAHRHDLPLIVDAACALPPMENLTSFSRRGADLVAYSGGKHLGGPQASGILCGREDLIRSAWVQMVDMDVRAGTWSLQHWVASGWIERPPRHGIGRSMKVSKEAIVGVMAALQRYAERDHQAEQGAWRAAIDQIYDGLRDLTELRLTRMERGLNGQPYPNLQIESGTGPAGLTVRNLQLALCSRPQKVILAEDEQSPDRAIVYPQCLRSTDAEEIVAAILQVVSAHRARSSA, from the coding sequence ATGCCGTCTGAGTTTATCGAGCGCAGCGGTCTCCGACCGATCATCAATTGCGTCGGCTATGCGACTCGCGTGAGCGGCAGTTGCCCGCATCCCGACGTCGTCGCGGCCATGAGCGCCGCCAGCTCGCAGTACTTCGAAATCGACGATCTGCTGACGGCGGCGAGCCGATTGATTCAGCATTCCACCGGCGCCGAAGCGGGCATTGTGACCTGCGGAGCTGGTGCGGCGCTGTCGCTGGCCGCGGCCGCGTGCCTCGCCGGAAATCGTCCCGAGATCATGGATCAACTGCCGGATGTCTCCGGATGTGCTCGCAGCGAGATCATTTTTCCCAGGCCGGGGCCGTTCGACTACGACCATTCTCTGCGGCTCGCCGGCGCAAAGCTGGTGCTGATCGACTATCGGGCGGTCGACGCACTGCGGCAGATCGAGCGGGCGATCACCCCGAAGACGGCGGCCATCGGCTACGTCTGGCTGCAGGTCGAGGAGCGTCCCGACATTGCGGAACTGGCCGCTCTGGCGCACCGGCATGACCTGCCCCTGATCGTCGACGCCGCCTGCGCCCTGCCGCCCATGGAGAATCTCACCTCCTTCAGTCGCCGCGGGGCGGATCTCGTGGCGTACAGCGGCGGGAAGCATCTCGGCGGTCCGCAGGCATCGGGAATTCTCTGCGGCCGCGAGGACCTGATCCGCAGCGCCTGGGTCCAGATGGTGGATATGGATGTGCGGGCGGGAACCTGGTCGCTCCAGCACTGGGTGGCCAGCGGCTGGATCGAGCGACCGCCCAGGCACGGCATCGGCCGTTCGATGAAAGTCAGCAAAGAGGCGATCGTCGGCGTCATGGCTGCGCTCCAGCGCTATGCCGAGCGGGACCATCAAGCCGAGCAGGGGGCCTGGCGGGCGGCGATCGACCAGATCTACGACGGACTGCGCGATCTGACCGAATTGCGTCTCACGCGGATGGAGCGGGGGCTCAATGGCCAGCCCTACCCCAATCTGCAGATTGAATCGGGTACAGGCCCCGCCGGGCTGACCGTCCGCAACTTGCAACTTGCGCTCTGCAGCCGCCCGCAGAAGGTCATCCTCGCCGAAGATGAACAGTCGCCGGATCGCGCCATCGTTTATCCGCAATGCCTGCGGTCGACCGATGCGGAGGAAATTGTCGCGGCGATTCTGCAGGTGGTCTCTGCCCATCGCGCGCGGTCCTCCGCATGA